In Solanum pennellii chromosome 3, SPENNV200, a single window of DNA contains:
- the LOC107013379 gene encoding uncharacterized protein LOC107013379 has product MTPFEVVYGRPPPTVVRYLKDGTSNSVIATSLCQRDETLGVLKANSLHSQVRMKATADKSRREVSFAIGDWVYVRLRPYRQLSLRSQRHTKLNLRFFSPFQTVQRDGEVAYKLDISQYSKIYPVFHVSVLRKCLRSPSQQITPLELLDQSSSLILLPEYFI; this is encoded by the coding sequence ATGACGCCATTTGAGGTAGTTTATGGTCGTCCTCCACCTACGGTGGTGAGATATCTTAAGGATGGGACTTCTAACTCTGTTATTGCTACTTCTTTATGTCAACGTGATGAAACATTAGGTGTTTTAAAGGCCAATTCGTTACACTCTCAAGTGAGAATGAAAGCTACAGCAGACAAAAGTCGTCGAGAAGTTTCATTTGCCATAGGTGATTGGGTATATGTGCGACTTCGACCTTATCGTCAGCTATCTTTACGCTCGCAGCGTCACACAAAGCTCAACCTGAGGTTTTTCAGCCCCTTCCAAACTGTCCAAAGAGATGGTGAAGTCGCTTACAAGCTGGATATTTCCCAATATTCCAAAATCTATCCTGTATTTCATGTCTCCGTTCTTCGTAAATGCTTACGCTCTCCTTCTCAACAGATTACTCCACTTGAGCTTTTGGatcaatcatcttctttgattCTGCTCCCTGAATATTTCATATAA